One part of the Raphanus sativus cultivar WK10039 chromosome 7, ASM80110v3, whole genome shotgun sequence genome encodes these proteins:
- the LOC108817973 gene encoding uncharacterized protein LOC108817973 has product MASPSDPTDPSRDPVTDPETLPPNPNPTQKPTVEQGSETLNLESTQRDLEESDAVDQQPDPSIEESKNEEDDNDATQAVSSSINRRGGGGGGGGGKRKKGLLKKRKQQEKSREKLEVLLKTLKPIPFVPCKALDFSRHEKLLKTLGIWEFLHLEFDQNIRQDLVANLVAYYSPEGRCSYVNGSRVNVTRADLARALKLPKKKNIVISDEEREVLETDESAKFVDEILETWVLLHTDDMWIMPVEVVEWGKDVKEKNLEKLDWAALLWFMVEKELKADPPLGDCFFASHLQLLIRSQKEDLLREESKVDEEEEDDVKEVESMVKSPKEDCLEVKEEEEDVGGVDLGRDDCGTESKEEETHVEEHMIELNLGGQETVSEMVAEEQQQGPVEEQPMDVEENKKEEVEKWSWNEVTHAGTSHFLRHCDLSIATEGDEENNIEDEPMEMGEDEQIEDLEEEEETEEDKERHEGGFPFFPNGDSLNGDGQENLMLEDVSPLRYASGLQMHGNSTGGHFLASRVDMHMAMGSGSNTNNKRQIDDENDMSYHNPDSKRMRTDEPSWDEKPPPVEMCVDQIVMWAEKARMSCAQKDRERAQSVMNQEYLMSELQRKDEMIHDLERSKYEEQQRKDLMIYRLESELRMMTSVLEGYRKVLKETKKASAEHRKRCPLRDEKPVYKDVKGSGGLVLSIVEIEKLRLKREGEDRMTRARLERQIEEFGNDCLKVFQDQMLAVELLNERLIEVENEVKICRETLSESKNDETSEVAAAAAAATEET; this is encoded by the coding sequence ATGGCTTCCCCGTCAGATCCCACCGATCCATCTCGAGATCCAGTTACAGACCCAGAAACTCTCCCCCCGAATCCTAATCCAACCCAGAAACCCACCGTAGAGCAAGGAAGCGAAACCCTAAATCTCGAATCAACGCAGAGAGATCTCGAGGAGTCAGACGCCGTAGATCAGCAGCCAGATCCATCGATCGAGGAAAGCAAGAACGAAGAAGACGATAACGACGCAACGCAAGCCGTAAGCTCTTCAATTAACCGCCgcggaggtggtggtggtggtggtggggggAAGCGGAAGAAAGGGCTGCTGAAGAAACGTAAGCAGCAAGAGAAGTCAAGGGAGAAGCTTGAGGTACTCTTGAAAACCCTAAAGCCCATACCTTTCGTCCCTTGTAAAGCCCTAGACTTTTCTCGCCACGAGAAGCTATTGAAGACGTTAGGGATCTGGGAGTTTCTTCACTTGGAATTCGATCAGAACATCCGTCAGGATCTAGTAGCGAACCTCGTTGCTTATTACAGTCCAGAGGGTAGGTGTAGTTATGTGAATGGGTCTAGGGTTAACGTGACACGTGCTGATTTGGCTAGAGCTTTGAAGTTGCCTAAGAAGAAAAACATTGTTATTAGTGATGAGGAGAGGGAGGTTCTGGAGACGGATGAATCAGCTAAGTTTGTTGATGAGATTTTGGAGACTTGGGTTCTGCTGCATACTGATGATATGTGGATTATGCCTGTGGAGGTGGTTGAATGGGGAAAGGATGTGAAGGAGAAGAATTTGGAGAAGCTTGATTGGGCTGCACTGCTCTGGTTCATGGTTGAGAAAGAGCTGAAAGCTGATCCTCCGCTCGGTGATTGTTTCTTTGCTTCTCATCTGCAGCTGTTGATTAGAAGTCAGAAAGAAGATTTACTTAGGGAAGAATCTAAAgtggatgaggaggaggaggatgatgtTAAGGAGGTTGAGTCTATGGTGAAGTCTCCGAAGGAAGATTGTTTGGAGGttaaggaggaagaagaagatgttggtggtGTTGATTTAGGAAGAGATGATTGTGGAACCGAGTCTAAGGAAGAAGAGACTCATGTGGAAGAACATATGATTGAACTGAATCTTGGGGGGCAAGAGACTGTGTCTGAAATGGTCGCTGAGGAGCAGCAGCAAGGTCCTGTTGAGGAACAGCCAATGGATGTTGAGGAAAACAAGAAGGAAGAGGTTGAAAAGTGGTCATGGAATGAAGTCACACATGCTGGCACTTCCCATTTCCTTCGCCACTGCGATCTTAGTATTGCTACAGAAGGAGACGAAGAGAACAACATAGAAGACGAGCCCATGGAAATGGGAGAAGACGAACAGATTGAAGATCttgaggaggaagaggaaactGAGGAAGATAAAGAAAGGCATGAAGGAGGGTTTCCCTTTTTCCCAAATGGGGACTCCCTTAATGGAGATGGCCAAGAGAATCTCATGTTAGAAGATGTATCTCCCTTACGCTATGCCTCTGGGTTACAGATGCATGGCAACTCAACTGGTGGTCATTTCCTTGCATCTAGGGTTGACATGCACATGGCTATGGGTTCAGGTAGTAATACCAACAACAAGAGGCAGATTGATGATGAGAATGATATGTCTTATCACAACCCTGACAGTAAGAGGATGAGGACTGATGAACCATCTTGGGATGAAAAACCGCCTCCAGTTGAGATGTGCGTGGATCAGATTGTGATGTGGGCTGAGAAAGCTAGGATGTCATGTGCTCAAAAGGATCGAGAGCGTGCACAATCTGTGATGAACCAGGAGTATCTGATGAGCGAGCTGCAAAGAAAAGATGAAATGATTCATGATCTTGAAAGAAGCAAGTATGAGGAGCAACAGAGAAAAGATTTAATGATCTATAGGCTTGAGAGTGAGCTTCGGATGATGACGAGTGTGCTAGAAGGGTATAGGAAGGttttgaaagaaaccaaaaaggCATCAGCGGAGCACAGGAAGCGTTGCCCTTTACGTGATGAAAAACCTGTCTACAAAGATGTAAAAGGCTCTGGTGGCTTGGTTCTGAGCATTGTTGAAATTGAAAAGCTGAGACTGAAGCGAGAAGGGGAAGACAGGATGACACGAGCTCGACTAGAGAGACAGATCGAGGAGTTTGGAAATGATTGTCTTAAAGTATTTCAAGATCAAATGCTTGCAGTGGAGTTGCTAAACGAGAGATTGATCGAGGTTGAAAATGAAGTGAAGATCTGTAGAGAGACACTTTCTGAAAGCAAGAATGATGAGACTTCTGaagttgctgctgctgctgctgctgctacgGAAGAGACATGA
- the LOC108817974 gene encoding PLASMODESMATA CALLOSE-BINDING PROTEIN 5, producing the protein MSLPKCFHLYLSLLAATATILTTVADAQAGGQVLQAELWCVAKNNAEDSSLQTAIDWACGQGGADCGPIQQGGTCNDPTDIQKMASYVFNNYYLKNGLADEACNFNNNAALTSINPSQGTCRYPSSKRLSNGRVADDTSTDARHADMSRGRRVSSTWILLAFNILIVARIIHV; encoded by the exons ATGTCTCTCCCCAAGTGTTTCCAcctttatctctctctcctcgCCGCGACGGCGACAATCTTAACGACGGTTGCGGATGCACAGGCCGGGGGTCAAGTGCTCCAGGCGGAGCTCTGGTGCGTAGCGAAGAACAACGCGGAGGATTCGTCGCTACAGACGGCGATCGATTGGGCTTGTGGACAAGGCGGCGCCGATTGCGGTCCGATTCAGCAGGGTGGAACCTGTAACGACCCGACGGATATCCAGAAGATGGCTTCGTACGTTTTCAACAACTACTACTTGAAGAACGGACTCGCGGACGAGGCTTGTAATTTCAACAACAACGCTGCTCTCACTTCCATCAATCCCA gTCAAGGAACTTGCAGATACCCTTCCAG TAAGAGATTGAGCAATGGTCGAGTCGCGGATGATACTTCAACGGATGCAAGACACGCAGATATGAGCCGTGGCAGACGTGTTTCCAGCACTTGGATCTTGTTGGCCTTCAACATATTGATAGTGGCACGGATAATTCATGTCTAG
- the LOC108816204 gene encoding LOW QUALITY PROTEIN: probable cyclic nucleotide-gated ion channel 12 (The sequence of the model RefSeq protein was modified relative to this genomic sequence to represent the inferred CDS: inserted 1 base in 1 codon), whose product MVSEEPQIEQRKRLHTFMTYRRRESVRYVTGNLGRSSTMLSLTESSKNVIGRINKMYKEMKTLENWRKIVLFVCVVALAFDPLFFFIPVIDSNNFCFTFDKKLGAAVCVLRTFIDTFYVIHIIFLFITERIAPRSQVSLRGELVLHSKAIPKRRFLFYFIVDIVSVLPIPQVVVLAFIPRKERIAASLVTKEILKWIMVCQYIPRSIRIYPMFKEVTRASGTVAQTKWVGAALNLFLYLLPSHVIGAFWYSNAVEKKYRCWREACAKEPGCNLASLYCARSGGNSRFLNTSCPLINPEQITDSTVFNFGMYIDALKSGVVESRYFPKKFFYCFWWGLRNLSALGQNLETSNSVGEIVFAIIICVSGLLLFAVLIGNIQKYLQSTTIRVDEREEKNRDTEKWMSYRMLPESLKERIRIYEDYKWRETRGTEEEAFLRSLPKDLRLETKRHFYLELLKRVPWLQIMDDDWLLEALCDRVKSVFYSANSYIVREGHPVEEMLIVTRGNLRSTSESSEYYYSILKAGDICGDLLLWVLDPRPSPRLPTSTRTVMTLTDVEGFTLLPDDLKFVASHFNRLNNAXLRNMFRFYSERWRLWGACYIQAAWRLYSKRKLHETLRAEVGEQQIQQDTKFTLGATICVSRFAAKALRTLRTQKPDDPEFSKPEA is encoded by the exons ATGGTCTCTGAAGAACCACAGATTGAGCAACGGAAGAGACTACATACATTCATGACTTATCGGAGGAGAGAATCCGTGAG GTATGTTACTGGGAATCTTGGGAGATCTTCAACCATGCTATCTCTAACCGAGAGTTCCAAGAATGTTATAGGACGTATCAACAAAATGTACAAGGAGATGAAAACCCTTGAAAACTGGAGGAAGATTGTCCTGTTCGTTTGCGTGGTTGCTTTAGCCTTTGAtcctttgtttttctttatccCTGTGATTGATTCTAACAATTTCTGCTTCACTTTTGACAAGAAGCTTGGTGCAGCAGTTTGTGTCCTTCGTACTTTTATTGACACTTTCTATGTGATTCATATCATCTTTCTTTTTATAACCGAACGCATCGCTCCTCGTTCTCAAGTATCCCTAAGAGGCGAGTTAGTCTTGCATTCTAAGGCTATACCAAAACGACGTTTCCTTTTCTACTTCATTGTTGACATTGTCTCTGTTCTCCCCATTCCTCAG GTGGTGGTTCTTGCTTTCATTCCAAGAAAGGAACGGATTGCTGCATCGCTAGTGACAAAGGAGATACTGAAATGGATTATGGTCTGTCAGTATATACCGAGAAGTATCCGTATCTATCCGATGTTCAAAGAAGTGACAAGAGCTTCTGGTACGGTAGCTCAAACTAAATGGGTTGGAGCTGCTTTAAACCTTTTCCTTTACTTGTTGCCGAGTCAT GTGATTGGTGCTTTCTGGTACTCGAATGCAGTTGAGAAAAAATACAGATGCTGGCGTGAAGCGTGTGCTAAGGAACCCGGATGTAATCTCGCGAGTCTGTACTGTGCACGCAGCGGAGGCAACAGTCGTTTTCTGAACACTTCATGTCCATTAATCAACCCTGAACAAATCACAGACTCCACAGTCTTCAACTTTGGTATGTACATTGATGCATTGAAGTCTGGGGTGGTAGAGTCAAGGTATTTTCCCAAGAAGTTCTTCTACTGCTTCTGGTGGGGTCTCCGGAATCTAAG TGCTCTAGGCCAAAACCTGGAGACAAGTAACTCTGTAGGGGAGATAGTGTTTGCTATCATCATCTGCGTCTCTGGTTTACTCTTGTTTGCTGTTCTCATTGGAAATATTCAG AAGTACTTGCAATCAACGACTATTAGAGTAGATGAAAGGGAGGAGAAGAACAGAGACACAGAGAAATGGATGTCCTATAGGATGCTACCAGAGAGTCTAAAGGAACGCATTAGGATATATGAAGATTACAAGTGGCGTGAAACCAGAGGCACAGAAGAGGAAGCTTTTCTCAGAAGCCTTCCTAAAGACCTCAGGCTTGAAACCAAACGCCACTTTTATCTGGAGTTATTAAAGCGT GTTCCTTGGCTTCAGATTATGGATGATGATTGGCTACTAGAAGCACTGTGTGACAGGGTGAAGTCTGTTTTCTACTCAGCAAATAGCTACATTGTGCGCGAAGGCCACCCGGTTGAGGAAATGCTGATTGTAACAAGAGGCAATCTGAGAAGTACATCAGAATCTAGTGAATACTACTATTCCATCCTCAAGGCAGGTGACATATGTGGAGATCTTCTCCTTTGGGTTCTTGATCCCCGTCCTTCTCCTCGCCTTCCCACTTCAACCAGAACCGTAATGACTCTTACAGATGTTGAAGGCTTCACTCTCTTGCCTGATGATCTCAAGTTTGTAGCTTCTCATTTCAATCGCTTAAATAACG AACTCAGGAACATGTTCAG GTTCTATTCAGAGCGTTGGCGATTATGGGGAGCATGCTACATACAAGCAGCTTGGAGGTTATATTCGAAAAGGAAGCTTCATGAGACCTTAAGGGCCGAAGTAGGCGAACAACAGATTCAACAAGACACAAAATTTACTCTGGGAGCAACTATTTGTGTCTCGAGATTTGCTGCCAAAGCTTTGCGTACTTTGCGTACTCAAAAGCCAGACGACCCTGAGTTTTCAAAGCCTGAAGCATAG
- the LOC108815568 gene encoding putative metal tolerance protein C3: protein MIFVDTFSEIEVNSMETPLLSSNDHEAEVYKPRLTRSVSTMKSNFFTGLPQKLRSKIDPEDPFYINFSNAVCLNRDEKKYYKRQLATLKSFEEVESFIARSEEHGINEKKEEEDRAERVAQEMAMQISNWANIFLLALKIYATIKSGSIAIAASTLDSVLDLMAGGILWFTHLSMKNINIYKYPIGKLRVQPVGIIIFAAVMATLGFQVLLVAAEQLIANEPPEKMSHEQLVWLYSIMLSATAIKLVLWIYCKSSRNHIVCAYAKDHHFDVVTNVLGLISAVLGNAFYWWIDPAGAILLAIYTIVNWSGTVMENAVSLIGQTAPPEFLQKLTYLVLRQGADNIKCVDTVRAYTFGVLYFVEVDIELPENLPLKEAHAIGESLQIKLEELPEVERAFVHLDFESRHKPEHSVLSTIPNDL, encoded by the exons ATGATTTTTGTAGATACCTTTTCAGAAATAGAAGTCAATTCTATGGAAACACCGTTGCTTTCGTCAAACGATCACGAAGCTGAAGTTTACAAACCGAGGTTAACCCGTTCGGTTTCTACAATGAAATCAAATTTCTTCACGGGTTTGCCTCAAAAACTTCGATCTAAAATTGATCCAGAAGACCCATTTTACATTAATTTTTCCAACGCCGTCTGTCTTAATAGAG ACGAGAAGAAATACTACAAACGACAATTGGCAACGCTAAAATCTTTTGAGGAAGTAGAAAGTTTCATAGCTCGATCTGAAGAGCATGGTatcaatgaaaaaaaagaagaagaagatcgagcTGAGAGAGTTGCACAAGAGATGGCCATGCAAATCTCCAACTGGGCTAACATATTCTTACTTGCTCTCAAG atatatgcTACGATAAAGAGTGGATCAATAGCAATTGCAGCATCAACACTCGACTCTGTGCTCGATCTAATGGCAGGAGGAATACTTTGGTTCACACATTTAtctatgaaaaacataaatatttacaaatatcctATTGGAAAGCTTAGGGTGCAACCTGTTGGAATCATTATTTTTGCTGCGGTTATGGCCACTCTtg GATTTCAAGTGCTGCTTGTGGCAGCTGAACAATTGATTGCAAATGAACCTCCAGAAAAAATGAGTCATGAGCAATTAGTTTGGTTATATTCAATCATGCTAAGTGCAACAGCCATTAAACTTGTTTTGTGGATCTACTGCAAAAGTTCGAGAAACCATATCGTCTGTGCATATGCAAag GATCACCACTTTGATGTGGTGACAAACGTTCTTGGACTAATCTCGGCTGTTCTTGGAAATGCTTTCTATTGGTGGATCGATCCTGCTGGTGCTATTCTCTTAGCCATCTACACTATTGTCAATTGGTCTGGGACCGTTATGGAAAATGCAG TCTCATTGATCGGACAGACAGCTCCTCCAGAATTTTTACAGAAGTTGACATACTTAGTGTTGCGACAAGGCGCTGATAATATTAAATGTGTTGATACTGTCCGCGCCTATACATTTGGTGTTCTTTACTTTGTTGAG GTGGATATAGAACTCCCAGAAAATTTGCCATTAAAAGAAGCTCATGCAATTGGGGAATCATTGCAAATAAAACTCGAAGAACTTCCAGAAGTGGAAAGAGCTTTTGTTCATCTCGATTTCGAGAGTCGTCACAAACCTGAACACTCTGTTCTTTCTACAATTCCAAACGATTTGtaa
- the LOC108816898 gene encoding E3 ubiquitin-protein ligase SINAT2, translated as MAPGGSALKEVLESTSTGMDYEVKMAKAEVNSNTNNKPTKSGSAGVGKYGMHSNNGVYELLECPVCTNLMYPPIHQCPNGHTLCSNCKARVQNTCPTCRYELGNIRCLALEKVAESLEVPCRYQSLGCHDIFPYYSKLKHEQHCRFRPYACPYAGSECSVTGDIPTLVVHLKDDHKVDMHDGCTFNHRYVKSNPHEVENATWMLTVFNCFGRQFCLHFEAFQLGMAPVYMAFLRFMGDENEAKKFSYSLEVGAHGRKLTWQGIPRSIRDSHRKVRDSQDGLIIPRNLALYFSGGDRQELKLRVTGRIWKEE; from the exons ATGGCTCCTGGAGGCAGTGCTTTGAAAGAAGTCCTTGAATCTACTTCTACTGGAATGGATTACGAGGTTAAAATGGCAAAAGCCGAAGTTAATAGTAATACTAACAACAAACCTACAAAGTCAGGGAGCGCAGGAGTTGGAAAATATGGGATGCATTCAAACAATGGTGTATACGAGCTTCTTGAGTGTCCAGTATGTACTAATCTAATGTACCCTCCAATTCATCAG TGTCCAAATGGCCACACTTTATGTTCAAACTGCAAAGCAAGAGTGCAGAACACTTGCCCTACGTGTCGCTACGAGCTTGGTAACATAAGATGCTTAGCTCTTGAGAAAGTTGCAGAGTCCTTAGAAGTTCCATGCCGGTACCAAAGTTTGGGTTGCCATGACATTTTCCCTTACTACAGCAAGCTTAAGCACGAGCAGCACTGCAGGTTTAGGCCTTACGCTTGCCCTTATGCTGGCTCTGAGTGTTCGGTTACAGGTGACATCCCCACCCTTGTTGTTCATCTCAAAGATGATCATAAAGTCGATATGCATGACGGGTGCACTTTCAACCACCGTTATGTTAAATCAAACCCACATGAAGTCGAAAATGCTACATGGATGCTTACG GTGTTCAACTGTTTTGGGAGACAGTTCTGTTTGCACTTTGAGGCGTTCCAGCTTGGGATGGCTCCAGTTTACATGGCTTTCCTTCGTTTCATGGGTGATGAAAACGAGGCAAAGAAGTTCAGTTACAGCTTGGAAGTAGGAGCTCATGGACGTAAACTAACATGGCAAGGGATCCCTAGAAGCATCCGTGACAGTCACAGGAAAGTCAGGGACAGTCAAGACGGTCTCATCATCCCTAGAAACCTCGCACTATACTTCTCTGGAGGTGATAGGCAAGAACTCAAGTTGAGGGTGACCGGTCGAATCTGGAAAGAAGAGTAA
- the LOC108838438 gene encoding uncharacterized protein LOC108838438 → MGEELADTMNLDLNLGPGPDESDLQPTLNETVNLADWTNEPSERSSDAVTRIRTRHRTRFRQLNLPIPILSETHMAIELNQLMGSPVTGAALQTGEGSERGNEDLKMCENGDGAIGDGVSEKKADVEKSSGSDGNFFDCNICLDLSKEPVLTCCGHLYCWPCLFQWLQISEAKECPVCKGEVTPKTVTPIYGRGNHKREVEESLDTKIPMRPHARRIESLRNTIQRSPFTIPMEEMIRRIQNRFERDSTPVPDFTNREASERGNDRANSILNRLMTSRGVRSEQNQASAAAAAIAAASEDINLNPDIAAPDLEGETTTRFHPLLIRRQLQSHRVARISNFTSALSSAERLVDAYFRTHTLGRSHQELNHHSPVVVDDRDSFSSIAAVINSESQVDTAVEIDSMVTLSTSSSRRRNENGSRVSDVDSADSRPPRRRRFT, encoded by the coding sequence aTGGGTGAGGAGTTAGCTGACACAATGAACCTAGATTTGAATTTAGGGCCTGGTCCTGATGAGTCAGATCTCCAGCCGACCCTGAATGAAACTGTGAATCTGGCTGATTGGACTAATGAGCCGTCTGAGAGATCCTCCGACGCTGTGACGAGGATCAGAACTCGGCATAGGACGCGGTTCAGACAACTTAATCTCCCCATACCAATTCTATCTGAAACCCATATGGCTATAGAACTGAACCAGTTGATGGGAAGTCCTGTAACCGGAGCTGCTTTGCAGACTGGTGAAGGCAGTGAAAGAGGCAATGAGGATCTCAAAATGTGCGAGAACGGAGATGGAGCCATTGGAGACGGTGTGTCAGAGAAGAAAGCGGATGTGGAGAAAAGCAGTGGCAGCGATGGTAACTTCTTCGATTGTAATATATGTTTGGATTTGTCAAAGGAGCCGGTTCTCACCTGCTGTGGCCATCTTTACTGTTGGCCTTGTCTGTTCCAATGGCTACAAATCTCGGAAGCTAAGGAATGTCCGGTCTGCAAAGGAGAGGTGACTCCTAAAACAGTGACACCAATATATGGGCGTGGGAACCATAAAAGAGAAGTTGAAGAGAGTTTAGATACCAAGATCCCAATGAGACCGCATGCGAGACGCATCGAGAGTTTGAGGAATACTATTCAAAGGTCGCCTTTTACAATACCAATGGAAGAGATGATTAGACGTATACAGAATAGGTTCGAGAGGGATTCAACCCCTGTCCCTGATTTTACTAACCGCGAGGCATCAGAAAGAGGAAACGATCGAGCCAACTCGATTCTTAACCGGTTGATGACTTCTAGAGGAGTTAGATCAGAGCAGAACCAGGCTAGCGCTGCAGCAGCAGCCATTGCAGCAGCATCAGAGGATATTAATCTAAACCCGGACATTGCTGCTCCTGATCTTGAAGGAGAGACCACCACAAGATTCCACCCTCTGTTGATCAGGAGACAGTTACAGTCACACAGAGTGGCTCGGATCTCGAACTTCACATCTGCACTGAGTTCTGCTGAGAGGCTTGTAGACGCGTATTTTAGAACTCATACATTGGGGAGGAGCCACCAAGAGCTAAACCATCATTCTCCTGTTGTGGTTGATGATAGAGACTCATTCTCGAGCATTGCAGCTGTGATAAACTCTGAGAGTCAAGTGGATACTGCAGTTGAGATTGATTCAATGGTCACTCTTTCGACATCTTCATCGAGGAGAAGGAATGAGAATGGCTCCAGGGTTTCTGATGTAGACAGTGCAGATTCTCGCCCGCCTAGGAGAAGGAGATTTACTTGA
- the LOC108816900 gene encoding vesicle-associated protein 1-2: MSNDLLDIDPIDLQFPFELKKQISSSLYLANKTDNYVAFKVKTTNPKKYCVRPNTGVVLPRSSSEVLVTMQAQKEAPADMQCKDKFLLQCVVASPGATAKEVTPEMFSKEAGHRVEETKLRVVYVDPPRPPSPVREGSEEGSSPRASVSDSANVSDFTAAPRFSVDRLEPQENSSEARALITRLTEEKNSALQLNKKLQQELEQLKRESKRSQSGGGIPFMYVLLVGLIGLILGYIMKRT, translated from the exons ATGAGTAACGATCTTCTCGACATCGATCCTATCGACCTTCAATTCCCTT TTGAATTGAAGAAGCAGATCTCTTCGTCTCTCTATCTGGCTAACAAAACCGACAATTATGTCGCCTTTAAG GTTAAAACGACGAATCCGAAGAAGTATTGTGTTAGGCCTAACACTGGTGTTGTTCTTCCGAGATCCTCTTCTGAAGTTCTAG TGACGATGCAAGCGCAAAAGGAAGCTCCTGCTGATATGCAGTGCAAGGACAAGTTCTTGCTTCAGTGTGTTGTGGCCAGTCCCGGAGCCACTGCCAAGGAAGTTACTCCTGAGATG TTTAGCAAAGAGGCAGGGCATCGAGTTGAGGAGACTAAATTGAGAGTTGTCTATGTTGATCCACCACGGCCACCATCACCCGTTCGTGAAGGATCCGAAGAGGGCTCTTCTCCTAGAGCTTCTGTCTCTGACAGTGCCAACGTTTCTGATTTTACTGCT GCTCCAAGATTTAGCGTGGACAGGCTTGAACCTCAGGAAAACTCATCTGAG GCGAGAGCTCTCATCACAAGGCTCACCGAGGAAAAGAACTCTGCGCTTCAACTAAACAAGAAACTTCAACAAGAATTG GAGCAGTTGAAGCGTGAAAGCAAGAGGAGTCAGAGTGGTGGTGGAATCCCGTTCATGTACGTTCTTCTGGTGGGATTAATCGGTCTAATCTTGGGATACATCATGAAGAGGACATGA